From a single Camelus bactrianus isolate YW-2024 breed Bactrian camel chromosome 11, ASM4877302v1, whole genome shotgun sequence genomic region:
- the MRLN gene encoding myoregulin: MMCKNWILISTTTPTSLEDEIVGRLLKILFVIFVDFLSIIYVVITS, translated from the coding sequence ATGATGTGTAAAAATTGGATATTAATTTCTACTACTACCCCCACAAGTCTGGAAGATGAAATTGTGGGAAgacttctaaaaattttatttgtaatctTTGTTGACTTCCTGTCTATTATATATGTTGTTATAACTTCATAG